The stretch of DNA ATATTATAAGTGAAGAGATTAATGTAGGGGTGAGAATGGTTTACGAGAATAATGATTATGTCGTGTTTACGCCATTTGCTTCGAGATTTCAATTTGAGGTATGGATAATTCCAAAGATTCATCTGGCAGATTATTTGCAGGTGAGCAATGAGGCAATTTCCAATCTTGCAGATGCTTTTTCCATACTCTTTAAAAAGATAAACGATCAGCTCAAGAATCCGCCATTTAGTATAGTGCTTCATACCTCACCGATGAAACTTTCAGATACTGAATTTTATCATTGGCATTGGGAATTGAAGCCCACTTCACTCGATATGGCGGGATTCGAGTGGGCGACAGGACTCTATATGAACAAATTTCTTCCTGAAGAAGCGGCTTACATTTTAAGGAGAGCAAATCCTTCAAGCATTTGAATAATTTGTAAATCATCTCTGCGGAGTCTTTTTGTCGGATTTTTTTAATAATTTCAGTTTCATCGACTATCGGGCATTTGGAAAATCATAGGCATCAAAGTTGATATATTGGCAGAGTGCACTAATATATTTATTAGGGGGGTGAAAAAAAATAATAAAAATATGAAGGACAATTTTTACAGGGTATTGAACCATACTGCTGATGTAGGATTTGAGGTAGATGCAAGAGATAAAGATTTACTTTTTATACGATCTGCTTATGCGTTAATTGATTTGATGGTTGACATAGAACGAATCGAAGCAAAAGAGGAAAGGGAAATAAAAATATCTGATAGCTTTGATTTGGAGAGTCTTTTTATAAGTTGGCTTGGAGAAATACTATTTTACTTTGAAACAAAGGGATTTCTGACTTCGAAGGTAAAAAAAATAAATTTCAACGATGGCGGTATGGAAGCTTTGGTACTTGGAGAAAGATATGATGAAAAAAAACATCCAATTAAGGCAGTCTTTAAAGCACCTACTTATCATAATTTGAAAGTAGGGAAAGAAAATGGGATTTGGGTTGCAAGAGTAATATTGGATGTTTGATTTCATAAGTTGCCCCATTAAAGGTTTTCTTCATCGAGGAGGAGGTGCAAAGGATGTCGTTTCAAAATCTTGAGCAGATATCAGAAACAAAATGGCGGCTCAAAAAGACCGGCAATATGAGAGTTGATGGCATAGTCTATACGAGCGCTTCTATGCTCGATGATATAACGAAGGATGAGGCATTGACACAGGTTTCGAATGTTGCTTCTCTGCCGGGGATAATGAAAGCGTCTTTTGGAATGCCTGATATTCATTGGGGATACGGATTCCCGATTGGAGGGGTAGCGGCATTCGATATTGATTCAGGAGTCGTTTCTCCGGGAGGAGTAGGGTATGACATCAATTGCGGTGTAAGACTTTTGAGGACAGACCTTGTCAAAGATGACATATCAAAAAAGCTTGAGGACCTTTGTGCCGTTATATTTAATTCAGTCCCATCTGGCGTTGGTTCCAAAAGGGTTGATTTCACATTGAAGGATAAGGATTTGAAGGATGTCTTAAAGAAGGGCGCATATTGGGCTATTGAAAATGGCTATGGCTATGACTCCGATATAGAGTTTATCGAAGATGGAGGGATGATCAAGGGGGCTGAGCCCGAATTTGTAAGCAAACGCGCCATTGAACGGGGAAGCAATCAATTAGGGACAGTTGGTTCGGGAAACCATTTCATTGAAGTAGGTTTTGTTGAAGAAATTTATGACGAGGAAGCCGCAGAAATTTATGGCCTTTCATTGAATCAGATAACAGTGATGATTCATTCAGGTTCAAGGGGACTTGGCTATCAGATTTGTGATGATTATTTGAAGATTATGCAGAAAGCAACTGCAAAATATGGGATTAGTATTCCTGATAGACAGCTTTGTTCTGCTCCAATAAAATCTGATGAGGGACAAAGATATCTTTCATCAATGGCATGCGCAGCCAACTATGCCTTTGCCAATAGGCAGATAATGACACATCTGATAAGAGATGTTTTTATGAAATTTTTCAAGCTTTCTCCATCAACTTTAAAAATGAATCTCATATATGATGTTGCACACAATATTGCAAAGATTGAAAA from Candidatus Schekmanbacteria bacterium encodes:
- a CDS encoding archease, whose product is MKKNNKNMKDNFYRVLNHTADVGFEVDARDKDLLFIRSAYALIDLMVDIERIEAKEEREIKISDSFDLESLFISWLGEILFYFETKGFLTSKVKKINFNDGGMEALVLGERYDEKKHPIKAVFKAPTYHNLKVGKENGIWVARVILDV
- a CDS encoding RtcB family protein, producing MSFQNLEQISETKWRLKKTGNMRVDGIVYTSASMLDDITKDEALTQVSNVASLPGIMKASFGMPDIHWGYGFPIGGVAAFDIDSGVVSPGGVGYDINCGVRLLRTDLVKDDISKKLEDLCAVIFNSVPSGVGSKRVDFTLKDKDLKDVLKKGAYWAIENGYGYDSDIEFIEDGGMIKGAEPEFVSKRAIERGSNQLGTVGSGNHFIEVGFVEEIYDEEAAEIYGLSLNQITVMIHSGSRGLGYQICDDYLKIMQKATAKYGISIPDRQLCSAPIKSDEGQRYLSSMACAANYAFANRQIMTHLIRDVFMKFFKLSPSTLKMNLIYDVAHNIAKIEKHMVDGKLKTVCVHRKGATRAFSENHNEIPQRYRKIGQPVLIPGDMGRCSYVLRGSSKAMEETFGSTCHGAGRVLSRNEAKKHGRGRQIDDELRKQGIIVCAAGRHTLLEEMPSAYKDVSQVVDVVHNSGISLKVAKLRPLAVVKG